One Candidatus Bathyarchaeota archaeon genomic window carries:
- a CDS encoding DMT family transporter, whose protein sequence is MSRGPKLPPKAVLLVSIAAVSTASILIRMSSAHPLAIAAYRMIISTLILAPFLILSGEPHGLRDLDRNVLLKLIGAGFFLALHFATWISSLSLTSVTSSVIFVHLDPVFVAFISHFILGERITRRMLLGIITAVSGASLIALEDIGLGEGNLQGDLLSLIGALMLGLYILSGRRLRQSLDLLTYVVPVYGTAATILTAGCLIAGVPFTYQSREYILFTAIALVPMIFGHTLYNWALRYLKASIVSTSLLGEPVGASILAFLLLGEKPTPVMLLGALITLIGIYICIRSS, encoded by the coding sequence ATGAGCCGAGGGCCCAAGTTGCCTCCCAAGGCCGTCCTCCTCGTCAGCATAGCCGCAGTCTCCACGGCCTCTATCCTCATAAGGATGAGTTCGGCTCACCCCCTAGCGATAGCAGCCTACCGGATGATAATATCCACCCTCATCCTAGCCCCCTTCCTCATACTCTCCGGTGAGCCCCATGGGTTGAGAGATCTGGATCGCAACGTGCTCTTGAAGTTGATAGGCGCCGGATTTTTCCTAGCCCTCCACTTCGCCACCTGGATCAGCAGCCTAAGCCTCACCTCCGTCACCAGCTCTGTCATCTTCGTCCACCTCGACCCTGTATTTGTCGCCTTCATATCCCACTTCATCCTAGGGGAGAGAATAACACGGCGGATGCTCCTCGGCATCATAACAGCCGTCTCAGGGGCGTCCCTCATAGCCCTAGAAGATATAGGGCTAGGGGAGGGTAATCTACAGGGCGACCTATTGTCCCTTATAGGGGCCCTCATGCTCGGCCTCTACATCCTAAGTGGGAGGAGGTTGAGGCAGTCTTTAGACCTGCTCACCTACGTTGTGCCGGTCTACGGCACAGCCGCCACAATATTAACTGCAGGCTGCCTCATAGCAGGGGTTCCATTCACCTACCAATCAAGAGAATACATCCTCTTCACAGCCATAGCCCTAGTTCCCATGATCTTCGGCCACACCCTATACAACTGGGCGCTTAGATACCTCAAAGCCTCAATAGTCTCAACAAGCCTCCTGGGCGAGCCCGTGGGGGCTTCAATACTAGCATTCCTCCTACTCGGCGAGAAGCCCACACCAGTAATGCTCCTCGGGGCCCTCATAACACTGATAGGAATCTACATCTGCATTAGAAGTAGCTGA
- a CDS encoding DUF1343 domain-containing protein: protein MGSEVKRMGPRVRVGLEVLISSSYSPIMGMRVGLLTNQTGVTGDLRHCIDLLHGAPEVRLAALFSPEHGLWGDIQDAIPIESQIDGKTGLPIYSLYRGAEGSGMELPGDLDALLLDVQDVGVRYYTYIYTMSYAMEAASKAGVRFLVLDRPNPINGVALEGNILNPLFSSPVGRYPIPVRHGMTVGELALLFNEEFGIGADLEVIRMEGWSRELWYDETGLLWIQPSPNMPTLETATIYPGTCLLEGTNVSEGRGTTKPFEVIGAPWIDSSRLALELSGRRIPGALFRECSFTPTFSKYSQERCRGVQIHLRDRRIYKPFEAGLHIIDSILTLHPEDFEWVKKGPYHYFDLLTGTDKIREALSRGTPVDDIVGGFQEELIDFAEMREGYLLYPK from the coding sequence ATGGGATCGGAGGTCAAGAGGATGGGGCCTAGGGTTAGGGTCGGATTAGAGGTCTTGATCTCATCCTCCTACAGCCCGATAATGGGGATGAGGGTTGGACTGTTAACCAATCAGACTGGTGTAACTGGAGACCTGAGGCATTGTATCGACCTACTCCATGGCGCCCCGGAGGTGAGGCTTGCCGCTCTATTCTCCCCGGAGCATGGGCTCTGGGGCGACATCCAAGACGCCATCCCCATTGAATCCCAGATAGATGGGAAGACGGGTCTGCCTATATACAGCCTCTACCGGGGGGCTGAGGGTTCCGGGATGGAATTGCCCGGCGATCTCGATGCGCTGCTCTTAGATGTACAGGATGTGGGGGTGAGATACTACACATACATTTATACGATGTCATATGCTATGGAGGCTGCCTCCAAGGCTGGAGTCAGGTTCTTAGTTCTTGATCGTCCAAATCCGATCAACGGCGTCGCTTTGGAAGGGAATATCCTGAACCCTCTCTTCAGCTCTCCTGTGGGCCGCTATCCGATCCCTGTCAGGCATGGGATGACCGTCGGGGAACTCGCCCTGCTCTTCAACGAGGAGTTCGGGATAGGGGCGGACCTTGAAGTGATCAGGATGGAGGGATGGAGTAGAGAATTGTGGTATGATGAGACGGGCCTCCTCTGGATTCAACCCTCCCCCAACATGCCGACCCTAGAGACGGCGACGATCTATCCCGGGACATGCCTCCTCGAGGGGACGAATGTATCCGAGGGGAGGGGGACGACCAAGCCCTTCGAGGTTATCGGAGCACCGTGGATAGACTCATCGAGGCTCGCATTAGAGCTGAGTGGGAGGAGAATTCCCGGAGCCCTCTTCAGAGAGTGCTCCTTCACTCCAACCTTCTCGAAGTACTCCCAGGAGAGGTGTAGAGGGGTTCAGATACATCTGAGAGATAGGCGCATCTACAAACCCTTCGAGGCCGGTCTCCACATCATCGACTCCATCCTCACCCTCCACCCTGAAGATTTTGAATGGGTTAAGAAGGGTCCATACCACTATTTCGACCTCCTCACAGGGACCGACAAGATCCGTGAGGCGCTCTCCAGGGGAACACCGGTCGATGATATCGTCGGGGGCTTTCAGGAAGAGCTCATAGATTTCGCTGAGATGAGGGAAGGCTATCTTCTCTACCCTAAGTGA
- a CDS encoding PIG-L family deacetylase produces the protein MKFRRDTAEFYVPDGRPFDEALRRTTHMGICAHQDDLEIMAIHGILECFMADGRGFLGVTVTDGRGSPRGGPYASYSDEEIRRVRMKEQRKASVVGEYSGVVFLDYPSSELRGSRSLDVVMDLRDLISLARPKTIYTHNPADKHDTHVAVALRVIEALRMLPEESHPKRLYGCEVWRDLDWMLDEDKVVLDVSAHENLSQALLGVYDSQILGGKRYDLAAIGRRRSHATYNNPQAPDASSALVYAMDLTPLIREPKLSIVDYVIGYIDRFRRDVSDRLERLLQDASVD, from the coding sequence ATGAAGTTTAGGAGAGATACAGCTGAGTTCTATGTTCCAGATGGCAGGCCGTTCGACGAGGCTCTGAGGAGGACGACCCATATGGGCATATGCGCCCATCAGGACGACCTCGAGATAATGGCCATCCACGGGATTCTAGAGTGCTTTATGGCTGATGGGAGGGGCTTCCTAGGTGTGACTGTGACAGATGGGAGAGGCAGCCCTAGAGGAGGCCCGTATGCCTCCTACTCCGATGAGGAGATTCGGAGGGTCAGGATGAAGGAGCAGAGGAAGGCCTCGGTGGTTGGGGAGTATAGTGGTGTAGTATTCCTCGATTATCCTAGCTCTGAGCTTAGGGGTTCAAGGAGTCTGGATGTCGTGATGGATCTGAGGGATCTGATATCGCTTGCGAGGCCTAAGACGATATATACTCACAACCCTGCGGACAAGCATGATACCCATGTAGCTGTAGCCCTGAGGGTTATAGAGGCCTTAAGGATGCTACCGGAGGAGTCTCATCCCAAGAGGCTTTATGGATGTGAGGTCTGGAGGGATCTCGACTGGATGTTGGATGAGGATAAGGTCGTCCTGGATGTCTCAGCCCATGAGAATCTCTCTCAAGCCCTTCTAGGGGTTTATGATTCACAAATACTTGGGGGTAAGAGATACGACCTTGCGGCTATTGGGAGGAGGAGGTCTCACGCCACGTATAATAACCCTCAGGCACCAGACGCCAGCTCCGCCTTAGTCTATGCGATGGACCTGACCCCCTTGATAAGGGAGCCCAAGTTGAGTATCGTGGACTATGTGATTGGATATATTGATAGGTTTAGAAGGGATGTCTCTGATAGGTTGGAGAGGCTTCTGCAGGATGCCTCAGTCGATTAG
- a CDS encoding beta-N-acetylhexosaminidase — protein sequence MWELLISIVPEPKILEFKGNWFTFNGFENFPEFLAQEFKVPRGNWSIGFKPAREGTGIQVRDREIELWGDEGICYASILQLIMQGRGRLPEVTILEDLRFRFRGFHLDIARGGVPRVETFKRILRWLFILKYNYLAIYLEDLFPWRRYPQIGGLRGRLQEEELREVIEYGEKLGVEVLPSLELSGHMENILTLPEFKAYSEWHNPREGCLALGDPEAREFAYSLLEEALEFFPSRYIHLGGDETWALGRGRSLNRTWRFEGPRLYEEHHSRMIKMAIAKGKKPILWGDMITGMHLRGEEEEVWAGLMESPIWREALIANWDYTPAHKQHFRKRIGMLKDRGIQQIACPGLSNWNRYYPNYQTALENLKSFLEAAREEGLQGFLITAWGDDGEECLFSLLEPLMLAAIEFAEGGGKWEEKWLALSGEGEEALRARTLLGSPQVSDMLKHVVFRDSIYHRLSSQEKEEIRKVWEEVLRGVESTPLPEDLSFIRRMLEVGVRILRGEATASDYLTLSNLYSQLWLEERKPEGLGRIIERFWGAAGREDLHLP from the coding sequence ATGTGGGAGTTGTTGATAAGCATCGTCCCAGAGCCTAAGATTCTAGAGTTCAAGGGTAATTGGTTCACCTTCAATGGCTTCGAGAACTTCCCAGAGTTTCTGGCCCAAGAGTTCAAGGTTCCAAGGGGGAACTGGAGCATCGGTTTCAAGCCTGCGAGGGAGGGGACTGGAATCCAGGTTAGAGATAGAGAGATAGAGCTCTGGGGTGATGAGGGGATCTGCTATGCCTCGATCCTCCAGCTGATCATGCAGGGGAGAGGGAGACTGCCAGAGGTGACCATCCTAGAGGATCTGAGATTCAGATTTAGGGGTTTCCACCTCGATATAGCTAGGGGAGGCGTCCCAAGGGTTGAGACCTTCAAGAGGATCCTCAGATGGCTATTCATCCTCAAATACAATTATCTGGCCATATACCTTGAGGACCTCTTCCCCTGGAGGAGGTATCCCCAGATAGGGGGGCTGAGGGGGAGGCTTCAAGAGGAGGAGTTGAGGGAGGTCATAGAATATGGGGAGAAGCTTGGAGTAGAGGTTCTCCCCTCCCTAGAGCTCTCCGGCCACATGGAGAACATCCTAACCCTCCCAGAGTTCAAGGCCTATAGCGAATGGCACAATCCGAGGGAGGGATGCCTAGCCCTGGGAGACCCTGAGGCCAGGGAGTTCGCTTACAGCCTCCTCGAAGAGGCCCTAGAATTCTTCCCATCTAGATACATCCACCTGGGAGGGGATGAGACCTGGGCCCTGGGGAGGGGGAGAAGCCTCAACAGGACCTGGAGATTCGAGGGGCCGAGGCTATACGAGGAGCACCACAGCAGGATGATCAAGATGGCCATAGCGAAGGGTAAGAAGCCCATCCTCTGGGGGGACATGATAACCGGGATGCACCTCAGGGGGGAGGAGGAAGAGGTGTGGGCTGGGTTGATGGAGAGCCCGATCTGGAGGGAGGCCCTAATAGCCAACTGGGACTACACCCCAGCCCATAAGCAGCACTTCAGGAAGAGGATAGGGATGCTCAAGGATAGGGGAATCCAGCAGATAGCATGCCCGGGGCTATCCAACTGGAACAGATACTACCCGAACTATCAGACGGCCCTCGAGAACCTGAAGAGCTTCCTGGAGGCTGCGAGGGAGGAGGGACTCCAAGGCTTCCTCATCACAGCCTGGGGGGATGACGGAGAGGAGTGCCTCTTCTCGCTTCTAGAGCCTCTAATGCTTGCAGCCATAGAGTTCGCGGAGGGGGGAGGCAAGTGGGAGGAGAAGTGGCTCGCGTTGAGCGGAGAGGGAGAGGAGGCTCTGAGGGCTAGAACATTGTTAGGATCTCCTCAGGTCTCAGATATGCTGAAGCATGTAGTCTTCAGGGACTCCATATACCACAGGCTGAGCAGCCAAGAAAAGGAGGAGATTAGAAAGGTATGGGAGGAGGTTCTGAGAGGGGTTGAGAGTACACCTCTGCCAGAGGACCTCAGCTTCATCCGTCGAATGCTGGAGGTAGGGGTGAGGATCCTCAGAGGCGAGGCGACGGCCTCCGACTACCTCACCCTTTCAAACCTCTACTCCCAGCTCTGGCTCGAGGAGAGGAAGCCCGAGGGGCTTGGTAGGATAATCGAGAGGTTCTGGGGAGCCGCAGGAAGGGAGGATCTCCATCTTCCATGA
- the murQ gene encoding N-acetylmuramic acid 6-phosphate etherase gives MCPESKEPEDKVRAEFEDFNVELEDAPTERRNPETLNIDRKNLLEILEVINSEDVKVPEAVRREIPNIARAVELIIEGLKLGGRLIFVGAGTSGRIGVMEAAEIPPTFGTPPHLIQAIIGGGRKALYRSMERAEDDEDEARREIHYRDVCWKDVVLGLSASGRTPFTLAAMREARRLGAKLIAVTVTPNSEISKIADVAITPEVGPEVIAGSTRMKAGTAEKLILNMISTAAMIKMGKVYSNLMIDLKPLNEKLRSRARRIIQALTGVDGRTAYEAFEESGRDLKTALVMIEAKTGRRQARRALRESSGDVRRAIEIAREMAGDRKRAGL, from the coding sequence ATGTGTCCTGAGTCAAAAGAGCCAGAGGATAAGGTGAGAGCTGAATTTGAAGATTTTAATGTAGAGCTTGAAGATGCTCCAACGGAGCGGAGAAATCCAGAGACATTGAATATAGATAGGAAGAACCTTCTGGAGATCCTTGAGGTTATAAACTCTGAAGATGTGAAGGTTCCCGAAGCCGTTAGGAGGGAGATCCCAAACATAGCCAGGGCAGTCGAGCTCATAATAGAGGGGCTGAAGCTAGGAGGACGCCTCATCTTTGTCGGAGCGGGCACGAGTGGGAGGATTGGGGTCATGGAGGCGGCCGAGATCCCACCCACATTCGGAACTCCCCCTCACCTCATACAGGCGATAATTGGTGGTGGGAGGAAGGCCCTCTACCGCTCGATGGAGAGGGCTGAGGACGATGAGGATGAGGCAAGGAGAGAGATACACTATAGAGATGTCTGCTGGAAGGATGTCGTCTTGGGGCTAAGCGCATCTGGGAGAACCCCATTCACCCTAGCGGCGATGAGGGAGGCGAGGAGGCTCGGGGCTAAGCTCATAGCCGTGACGGTAACCCCCAACTCGGAGATCTCCAAGATAGCGGATGTGGCTATCACGCCGGAGGTGGGGCCCGAGGTCATAGCCGGATCCACGAGGATGAAGGCTGGAACAGCCGAGAAGCTCATCTTGAACATGATCTCGACTGCGGCCATGATAAAGATGGGGAAGGTCTACAGCAACCTGATGATAGACCTAAAACCACTGAACGAGAAGCTCAGATCCAGGGCTAGGAGAATAATCCAGGCCCTAACCGGGGTGGACGGGAGAACAGCGTATGAGGCTTTTGAGGAGTCCGGAAGGGATCTCAAGACGGCCTTAGTGATGATAGAGGCTAAAACAGGTAGGAGGCAGGCCAGGAGGGCTCTGAGGGAGAGCTCTGGAGACGTTAGGAGAGCGATAGAGATAGCCCGAGAGATGGCGGGAGACCGTAAGAGAGCTGGGTTATAG
- a CDS encoding class I SAM-dependent methyltransferase, protein MQDPYHQIEFIVTNHFLEKYLPRSGLVLDAGGGPGRYTIELAKHGYDMVLLDLVPEMLELAERRTRRMGVSRRVKRFVQGSIEDLSIFADGSFDAVLCLGGPLCHLLNVERREKAASELVRVAKRGAPIFVSVISRIGVLKTILIRIQDHIKYVNHHWEKGDYIPGLYGEGFTAAHWFLPEELQDIFERQGAEIVEMAGLEGLSSHHRRETNRLHRDPEKWRIWIEMILKTCTHPSIIGSSEHFLLVCRRP, encoded by the coding sequence GTGCAAGATCCCTATCATCAAATAGAGTTCATCGTCACAAACCACTTCCTAGAAAAATATCTTCCAAGGTCAGGATTAGTTCTAGATGCTGGTGGAGGCCCAGGGAGGTATACCATCGAATTGGCGAAGCATGGCTATGACATGGTTCTGCTGGATCTGGTTCCTGAGATGCTCGAACTTGCGGAGAGGAGGACTAGGAGGATGGGAGTCTCTAGAAGGGTGAAGCGGTTTGTCCAGGGTTCGATAGAGGACCTTTCAATCTTCGCCGACGGGTCCTTTGATGCGGTTCTATGCTTGGGAGGGCCTCTCTGCCATCTTTTAAATGTTGAGAGGAGGGAGAAGGCCGCTTCAGAGCTCGTTAGGGTGGCTAAAAGGGGGGCACCGATCTTCGTTTCAGTCATCAGCAGAATTGGAGTTCTGAAAACCATACTCATTAGAATTCAGGATCATATTAAGTACGTGAATCATCACTGGGAGAAGGGAGACTATATACCCGGTCTATATGGTGAGGGCTTCACAGCGGCACACTGGTTTCTGCCGGAAGAGCTGCAAGATATATTCGAAAGGCAAGGAGCGGAGATAGTGGAGATGGCAGGCTTAGAGGGGCTCTCCTCACATCATAGAAGAGAAACAAACAGGCTTCATAGGGACCCAGAAAAATGGAGGATCTGGATTGAAATGATCCTGAAAACTTGCACACACCCATCGATTATTGGAAGTTCAGAACACTTTTTACTGGTATGCAGAAGACCTTAA
- a CDS encoding type II toxin-antitoxin system VapC family toxin has translation MRGQISYLDSSAMAKRYLKESGSEIIRSLYLKAYNGDAILTFTILNIGEVISVFDRTSYRIGDPQTYRKLKSLFLGELNRIIKLGICRITPLNYMIIRQSCLYIEKHHIYIADAIQIASAKIVNSDAFYTGDKKLHEIACKEGMNSIYLG, from the coding sequence ATGAGAGGGCAGATAAGTTATCTAGACAGTAGCGCTATGGCTAAGAGGTATCTTAAGGAGTCTGGATCGGAGATCATAAGGAGTCTCTATCTCAAAGCTTACAATGGTGATGCTATTTTGACTTTCACAATACTCAACATCGGAGAAGTTATCAGCGTATTCGATAGGACATCATATAGAATTGGAGATCCTCAGACCTATAGGAAGTTAAAGTCTCTATTCCTAGGCGAGTTGAATAGAATAATCAAGCTAGGGATATGTAGAATAACACCTTTAAATTATATGATCATAAGGCAATCATGCCTATACATCGAGAAGCACCACATATACATAGCAGATGCTATACAGATAGCTAGCGCCAAAATAGTTAACTCTGATGCCTTCTACACGGGGGATAAGAAATTACATGAAATCGCATGCAAAGAGGGAATGAACTCAATATATCTCGGGTAA
- a CDS encoding DNA helicase UvrD, whose translation MNIHEIARFAKIKGLSLVGTGDFTHPRWLQEIKERLTYSPEMGLYRPVNPSLSEVYFMITGEVSTVFTWKGERKKVHHVILTPGIEVAEQLNDRFSRYGDLEADGRPTLDISAAHLVEEVMEVSDDNMVFPAHAWTPWFSVFGAFSGFDRMEDCYQDMTKYVYALETGLSSDPRMNWRLSSLDRFVLLSNSDSHSSWPWRIGREANVFELEQLSYWRLLDSIRRRDPDILRFTIETDPAYGKYHWTGHRECGVSLPPEEAIRLGDRCPVCHRRLTKGVEQRVEELADRPPGFRPPGSPGYIHLLPLSEVISAVVGASSPSSQRVWSIYNLLISHFGNEYSVLIDAGFDELVKVVDPAVAEAIIRVRDGRVRVIPGYDGVYGQIIIFPERGEGVAREAGAGGEVEEAERVEVEKEKGGAKQRSLKEFL comes from the coding sequence ATGAACATACATGAAATAGCCCGTTTCGCTAAGATTAAGGGATTATCTCTCGTCGGGACGGGCGATTTCACCCATCCTAGGTGGCTCCAGGAGATTAAGGAGAGGCTCACCTACTCTCCCGAGATGGGCCTGTACAGGCCTGTGAACCCCTCCCTCTCCGAGGTCTATTTCATGATCACCGGGGAGGTCTCGACGGTCTTCACCTGGAAGGGGGAGAGGAAGAAGGTTCACCACGTAATATTGACGCCCGGCATAGAGGTGGCCGAGCAGTTAAACGATCGGTTCTCCAGGTATGGGGACCTCGAGGCAGATGGTAGACCGACCCTAGACATCTCGGCGGCGCATCTCGTCGAGGAGGTTATGGAGGTCTCAGATGATAATATGGTTTTCCCCGCGCATGCCTGGACTCCCTGGTTCAGCGTCTTCGGGGCCTTCAGCGGCTTCGACAGGATGGAGGACTGCTATCAGGATATGACTAAATATGTGTACGCCCTTGAGACGGGTTTATCCTCGGATCCGAGGATGAACTGGCGTCTAAGCTCCCTCGACAGATTCGTCTTGCTCTCTAACAGCGACTCCCATTCGAGCTGGCCTTGGAGGATCGGGAGGGAGGCGAACGTATTCGAGCTCGAACAACTAAGCTACTGGAGGCTGCTGGACTCGATTAGGAGGAGGGATCCAGATATCCTGAGGTTCACCATCGAGACCGACCCGGCATACGGCAAGTATCACTGGACAGGCCACAGGGAATGCGGAGTCTCACTCCCACCTGAGGAGGCGATAAGGCTTGGGGATAGGTGTCCTGTCTGTCATAGGAGGCTGACGAAGGGTGTTGAGCAGCGTGTTGAGGAGCTCGCCGACCGACCACCCGGCTTCAGGCCTCCCGGCTCACCGGGCTACATACATCTCCTCCCTCTCTCCGAGGTCATCTCAGCCGTCGTAGGTGCTAGTTCTCCTAGTTCGCAGAGGGTCTGGAGCATCTACAACCTCCTCATCTCACACTTCGGGAATGAGTACTCAGTTTTGATAGATGCTGGATTCGATGAGCTTGTGAAGGTTGTTGACCCCGCTGTAGCTGAGGCCATAATACGCGTCAGGGATGGAAGGGTCAGGGTTATCCCAGGCTATGACGGCGTCTACGGTCAGATCATAATCTTCCCGGAGAGGGGTGAAGGTGTAGCTAGAGAGGCTGGAGCGGGTGGGGAGGTGGAGGAGGCTGAGAGGGTTGAGGTGGAGAAGGAGAAGGGGGGAGCCAAGCAGAGGTCTTTAAAGGAATTCCTATGA
- a CDS encoding DNA-binding protein, which translates to MSGRVKTSLNIDGRLWRRIKERAAREGVDISDYLERLIRESLPEESLGDLMDEDLVGYYESIDFEPLDLGTDSAKIIREMRDERADKLSRQ; encoded by the coding sequence ATGAGTGGAAGGGTTAAGACGAGCTTGAATATAGATGGTAGGCTGTGGCGTAGGATTAAGGAGAGGGCAGCGAGGGAGGGTGTGGATATCTCAGATTATCTTGAACGGTTGATAAGGGAGAGCCTCCCCGAGGAGTCCCTGGGGGATTTGATGGATGAAGATCTGGTGGGGTATTATGAGTCGATAGATTTCGAACCATTAGACCTGGGGACTGATTCCGCTAAGATTATTAGGGAGATGAGGGATGAGAGGGCAGATAAGTTATCTAGACAGTAG
- a CDS encoding GYD domain-containing protein: MPIYILLSKLTAEGRKTVKEKPERIKEVNKEIESWGAKVIHQYAVLGPYDFVNVVEAPDNQAIARVSVELGSRGTVEIMSMPAIPIDDFISMLKKK, translated from the coding sequence ATGCCAATATATATTCTTCTTTCAAAGCTCACGGCGGAGGGAAGAAAAACAGTAAAGGAAAAACCTGAAAGGATAAAAGAGGTAAATAAGGAGATAGAATCTTGGGGAGCTAAGGTCATTCATCAATACGCAGTCCTCGGCCCATACGACTTCGTTAACGTCGTTGAGGCACCAGATAATCAGGCCATCGCCCGCGTTTCGGTGGAGCTTGGATCCCGCGGAACTGTCGAGATAATGAGCATGCCCGCCATACCGATAGATGATTTCATATCGATGCTGAAGAAGAAATAA
- a CDS encoding anhydro-N-acetylmuramic acid kinase: protein MERLREKKTRRIIGLMSGTSADGVSAAIVEVEGHGLETNLKLVTHRVYPYPPNLREGILELFDPERSRVDMICRMNFALGLFYAECVMKLLEEAGLEAEDIDLIGSHGQTIYHEPEVRDVHGYRTRSTLQIGELAMIAERTGITTVGDFRKRDVAAGGEGAPLSAYMDYILHRHREHSRVLQNVGGIANLTYIPAGASPADVIAFDTGPGNMVIDAIVEHYTNGALHYDEDGRIAARGRVNELLLQRLLEDPYYKREPPKTTGRERFGRSYALRLIEEAEKRGLAFEDLVATATALTVETIAKAYNMFILPRGAIDEIYVSGGGARNKTLMDWLRERMKGIRISEYDVLGISSEAKEAVLMALLANEHIFGNPSNLRSATGAGREVVLGVLVPGTP from the coding sequence ATGGAGAGGTTGAGGGAGAAGAAGACCAGAAGGATCATAGGATTGATGTCAGGCACCTCCGCGGACGGAGTATCAGCGGCGATCGTGGAGGTTGAAGGACACGGCCTAGAGACCAACCTCAAGCTGGTCACCCATAGAGTCTATCCCTATCCCCCAAACCTCCGGGAGGGGATCCTCGAACTCTTCGATCCCGAGAGATCAAGGGTGGATATGATCTGCCGGATGAACTTCGCTCTGGGCCTATTCTACGCGGAGTGCGTCATGAAGCTACTCGAAGAGGCGGGCCTCGAGGCCGAGGATATCGACCTCATAGGCTCCCATGGGCAGACCATATATCACGAACCCGAGGTCAGGGATGTCCATGGATATAGGACGAGGTCAACCCTACAGATCGGGGAACTCGCGATGATAGCGGAGAGGACGGGGATAACAACGGTGGGAGACTTCAGGAAGAGGGATGTGGCAGCTGGAGGGGAGGGAGCCCCCCTATCAGCATATATGGACTATATCCTCCACAGACACCGGGAGCATAGCAGGGTTCTTCAGAACGTAGGGGGTATAGCAAACCTAACCTATATACCTGCAGGGGCCTCCCCCGCGGATGTGATAGCCTTCGACACAGGCCCAGGAAACATGGTGATAGATGCTATCGTGGAGCATTACACTAATGGAGCTCTCCACTACGATGAGGATGGAAGGATCGCGGCGAGGGGAAGGGTGAACGAACTCCTCCTCCAAAGGCTCCTCGAGGACCCCTACTACAAAAGGGAGCCCCCGAAGACAACGGGCAGGGAGAGATTTGGGAGGAGCTACGCCCTCAGACTGATCGAGGAGGCTGAGAAGAGAGGCCTAGCCTTCGAGGACCTGGTTGCCACAGCTACGGCGCTGACCGTCGAGACTATAGCAAAGGCCTACAATATGTTCATACTCCCAAGGGGAGCAATAGACGAGATATACGTATCCGGAGGAGGGGCGAGGAACAAGACGCTCATGGATTGGCTGAGGGAGAGGATGAAGGGCATAAGGATCTCAGAGTACGACGTTTTAGGAATATCCTCAGAGGCCAAGGAGGCGGTTCTGATGGCACTGCTGGCCAATGAGCACATCTTCGGGAATCCATCAAACCTCAGAAGTGCGACTGGGGCTGGCAGGGAGGTGGTCCTTGGGGTCCTAGTCCCCGGCACTCCCTAG